In uncultured Cohaesibacter sp., a genomic segment contains:
- a CDS encoding outer membrane beta-barrel protein has translation MKRVIISSAVMLMAATGATMAADLPQSEIYTAPPAPAEVMTGNPWQGAYAGVSTGWIWSDTQSRGGASSVDGDGFSLGAHAGYNFTYENFVFGPEFSVNYNDIDDKSATSRFESNWDTEARARVGYNMGTFLPYAAVGVGMQDGQMTDRSNNVDDDKTHTFVGLTGGVEAMVAQNVSVRAEAGYRWSNDKTYNFGSSRTKTDVDGAVAKVGLSYHF, from the coding sequence ATGAAAAGAGTTATTATTTCAAGTGCGGTAATGTTGATGGCTGCAACCGGTGCCACTATGGCTGCCGATCTGCCTCAATCGGAAATCTATACGGCGCCTCCTGCTCCGGCTGAAGTCATGACAGGCAACCCTTGGCAGGGTGCTTATGCCGGTGTTTCAACTGGCTGGATTTGGAGTGACACCCAGTCCCGTGGTGGCGCATCTTCAGTAGATGGCGATGGCTTCTCTCTCGGAGCCCATGCCGGTTACAATTTCACCTATGAGAATTTCGTCTTCGGTCCGGAATTTTCTGTCAATTACAACGACATTGATGACAAAAGCGCTACTTCCCGTTTCGAAAGCAACTGGGACACCGAAGCGCGCGCTCGTGTTGGCTACAATATGGGCACCTTCCTGCCTTACGCTGCTGTAGGCGTTGGTATGCAGGATGGTCAAATGACCGATCGCTCCAATAACGTGGACGACGACAAGACTCACACCTTCGTCGGCCTGACCGGTGGTGTTGAAGCCATGGTCGCCCAGAATGTTTCCGTACGTGCTGAAGCCGGCTATCGCTGGTCCAATGACAAGACCTACAATTTCGGCTCCTCGCGCACGAAAACAGATGTTGATGGCGCTGTTGCCAAAGTTGGCCTGTCCTATCACTTCTAA
- a CDS encoding ABC transporter permease subunit (The N-terminal region of this protein, as described by TIGR01726, is a three transmembrane segment that identifies a subfamily of ABC transporter permease subunits, which specificities that include histidine, arginine, glutamine, glutamate, L-cystine (sic), the opines (in Agrobacterium) octopine and nopaline, etc.), which yields MSKTDFSYVRKEMVSQRPAPVSSQGPLYWLHQNLLSSIPNALLTLLGLYIIYMILEAVIPFAFLHAIWEGQDREACVAAAGAAHGACWAYVKAYFPQFVYGRYPVDEIWRVNIVFIVGALGLIPALIPAIPFKRENVLFMLIVFPVMTFVLLSGGNLAFEDHILAFVIIFAIAMGLAALITYATQGNMKPVLLTVGAIGVAIAIVYAIMSIDFGLQPVETANWGGFLVTLVIAITGIVASLPLGIILALGRRSKMPVIRLVSIIFIEFWRGVPLITVLFMSSVVLPLFLPEGVNFDKLLRALIGVALFSAAYMAEVVRGGLQAIPKGQYEGADALGLTFWQSTALIIMPQALKLVIPGIVNTFIGLFKDTTLVLIIGLFDLLGQVQSSFTDPTWSTPVTSHTGYLFAALVYWIFCFGMSRYSIFMENRLHTGHKR from the coding sequence ATGTCAAAAACCGATTTCTCCTATGTTCGCAAAGAGATGGTCAGCCAACGCCCAGCGCCCGTGTCATCACAGGGGCCGCTCTATTGGCTGCACCAGAATCTTTTGTCGTCCATTCCAAACGCATTACTGACGCTGCTCGGCCTCTACATCATCTACATGATCCTCGAAGCGGTCATTCCCTTCGCCTTTCTGCATGCCATCTGGGAAGGGCAGGACCGCGAGGCCTGCGTAGCCGCCGCCGGGGCAGCGCACGGCGCCTGCTGGGCCTATGTAAAGGCCTATTTCCCGCAGTTCGTCTATGGCCGCTATCCGGTTGATGAAATCTGGCGAGTCAATATCGTCTTCATCGTCGGTGCTCTTGGGCTTATTCCGGCCCTGATCCCGGCCATTCCCTTCAAGCGGGAAAATGTGCTCTTCATGTTGATTGTTTTCCCAGTGATGACGTTTGTCCTGCTCTCGGGTGGCAATCTTGCATTTGAAGATCACATCCTTGCTTTCGTAATCATCTTTGCAATCGCCATGGGGCTGGCCGCGCTCATAACCTATGCGACACAGGGCAACATGAAGCCTGTCCTGTTGACCGTCGGGGCAATTGGCGTCGCAATCGCCATCGTCTATGCCATCATGTCGATTGACTTTGGTCTTCAGCCTGTCGAAACGGCCAACTGGGGTGGATTCCTTGTAACGCTGGTGATCGCGATCACCGGTATTGTTGCCTCGCTTCCCCTTGGCATCATCCTTGCGCTTGGGCGTCGCTCCAAGATGCCGGTGATCCGTCTGGTTTCGATCATCTTCATCGAATTCTGGCGCGGCGTACCGCTGATCACAGTGCTCTTCATGTCCTCCGTCGTGCTGCCGCTCTTCCTTCCCGAAGGCGTCAATTTTGACAAGCTGCTGCGCGCCCTGATCGGTGTTGCACTTTTCTCGGCAGCCTATATGGCCGAAGTTGTCCGCGGTGGGTTGCAAGCGATCCCGAAAGGACAGTATGAAGGGGCAGACGCACTTGGTCTGACTTTCTGGCAGTCAACGGCACTGATCATCATGCCGCAGGCTCTCAAGCTCGTCATTCCGGGTATCGTGAACACCTTTATCGGGCTATTCAAGGATACAACGCTGGTTCTGATCATTGGTCTTTTTGATCTTCTGGGGCAGGTACAGTCCTCCTTTACGGATCCCACATGGTCGACACCGGTTACATCACATACGGGCTATCTGTTCGCAGCCTTGGTCTACTGGATCTTCTGCTTCGGCATGTCCCGCTATTCAATTTTCATGGAAAACCGGCTGCACACCGGTCATAAACGATAA
- a CDS encoding carboxymuconolactone decarboxylase family protein, which produces MASDYKQMMKDVSSQVAVLKKDQPDTIAGFYAMAGGATKNGALDEKTKELITLAIAVALRCEPCMAFHTAALVRLGVSKEELEETLGCAIYMGGGPALMYAAHAMEAFDQLSK; this is translated from the coding sequence ATGGCTTCCGATTACAAACAAATGATGAAAGACGTTTCTTCACAGGTTGCAGTTCTCAAGAAAGATCAGCCCGATACGATCGCTGGTTTTTATGCGATGGCTGGCGGGGCGACCAAGAATGGCGCTCTGGATGAGAAGACGAAAGAACTTATCACTTTGGCAATTGCGGTCGCTCTTCGCTGTGAGCCTTGCATGGCATTTCATACCGCAGCTCTGGTTCGTCTCGGGGTTAGCAAGGAAGAGCTTGAAGAAACACTCGGTTGCGCCATCTATATGGGCGGCGGCCCTGCTCTGATGTATGCAGCTCATGCAATGGAAGCATTTGATCAGCTCTCCAAATAA
- a CDS encoding glycosyltransferase family 2 protein yields the protein MISTLPPLDHALEVSVVIPCKNERDNLAFLIDEVHAALKDRPFELIIVDDGSTDDTAIFLKQAAATRPWLRHIRHEKSCGQSNAVRTGLLFAKGEFIATLDGDGQNDPAFFPQMIDALKAGGPDHALAAGQRMKRTDGFVKKHGSRLANKIRQSMLKDNTRDSGCGLKVIRRQVFLNLPFFEAWHRFLPALVVREGLKVVHIDVIDRGRSHGVSKYGIFDRLWVGIIDLFGVLWLRKRRKKIPTITEIDLSSGSEQNPV from the coding sequence ATGATATCCACCTTGCCCCCTTTGGACCATGCCCTTGAAGTCAGCGTGGTTATCCCGTGCAAGAATGAAAGAGACAATCTGGCTTTCCTGATTGATGAAGTCCACGCAGCCCTCAAAGACCGGCCATTCGAGCTGATCATCGTTGATGACGGCTCTACCGATGATACCGCGATCTTTTTGAAACAAGCCGCCGCAACCCGCCCGTGGCTGCGCCATATTCGCCATGAGAAATCATGCGGACAGTCCAACGCGGTACGCACGGGCCTGCTCTTCGCCAAGGGTGAATTTATCGCCACGCTTGATGGCGACGGGCAGAATGATCCTGCCTTTTTCCCCCAGATGATCGATGCGCTCAAGGCAGGCGGTCCGGACCATGCCCTAGCAGCCGGGCAGCGCATGAAGCGCACCGACGGCTTCGTCAAGAAACATGGCTCCCGCCTTGCCAACAAGATCCGTCAATCCATGCTGAAGGACAATACCCGCGATTCTGGCTGTGGCCTCAAGGTCATTCGCCGGCAGGTTTTCCTCAATCTGCCATTCTTTGAAGCATGGCATCGTTTTCTGCCAGCACTGGTCGTGCGCGAAGGGCTGAAAGTGGTCCATATCGACGTCATCGACCGCGGCCGCAGTCATGGTGTTTCCAAATATGGTATTTTCGATCGCCTTTGGGTCGGCATCATCGATCTGTTCGGCGTTCTCTGGCTGCGCAAGAGACGCAAGAAAATCCCGACGATCACGGAGATCGATCTTTCCTCCGGTTCTGAGCAGAACCCGGTTTAG
- the sseA gene encoding 3-mercaptopyruvate sulfurtransferase, with translation MAERTKWLVDTDWLENHLDSPDVVILDGSWHMPQEERDPEAEFARTHIPGVLFFDIDKIADLSTDLPHMLPSAEVFSAAVSNMGISDGQTIVVYDVIGLRSAPRLWWTFRVMGVQDVYILDGGLPKWKAEKRPVTDVVQPRSKGHFSARLDHSAVRSHEDMVKAIRDGGVEIVDARSQERWRGTAPEPRPHLPSGRMPGSKNLPFGDLVDENGMLKDAGFLRQRFIDAGVDLDKPIITTCGSGATAAILTLALDTIGQQRLSLYDGSWTEWAARPESAIERD, from the coding sequence ATGGCTGAGCGCACCAAATGGCTGGTCGACACCGATTGGCTGGAGAATCATCTCGATAGTCCGGATGTGGTAATTCTCGATGGCTCCTGGCATATGCCGCAGGAGGAAAGAGATCCGGAAGCCGAATTTGCTAGGACACACATTCCGGGTGTCCTATTTTTCGATATCGACAAGATCGCTGATCTTTCGACCGATTTGCCGCATATGCTGCCGAGCGCAGAGGTTTTTTCCGCCGCTGTTTCGAATATGGGAATCAGCGATGGGCAGACGATTGTTGTCTATGACGTGATCGGTCTGAGGTCTGCGCCGCGCCTGTGGTGGACATTCCGTGTCATGGGTGTCCAAGATGTCTATATCCTCGATGGTGGTCTGCCGAAATGGAAGGCCGAGAAGCGCCCGGTAACGGACGTTGTCCAACCCAGAAGCAAGGGGCATTTTTCTGCCCGGCTCGATCATTCGGCCGTTCGCTCTCATGAGGATATGGTGAAGGCGATCAGGGATGGTGGCGTCGAGATTGTTGATGCCCGTTCTCAGGAGCGTTGGCGGGGCACTGCTCCTGAGCCAAGGCCTCACCTGCCCTCGGGGCGTATGCCGGGTTCGAAAAACCTTCCCTTTGGAGATCTCGTCGATGAAAACGGGATGCTGAAGGATGCCGGTTTTCTAAGGCAACGATTCATCGATGCCGGTGTTGATCTGGATAAGCCCATTATCACCACCTGCGGCTCCGGTGCGACGGCGGCCATTCTCACTCTGGCGCTTGATACCATCGGTCAACAGAGGCTTTCTCTCTATGATGGCTCCTGGACCGAGTGGGCTGCGCGCCCCGAAAGCGCGATTGAGCGAGACTGA
- a CDS encoding amino acid ABC transporter substrate-binding protein yields the protein MKKVLISVLMGSAMAIGASAASAATLDDVKAKGAVQCGVSQGLPGFSNPDDQGNWTGIDVDVCRAVAAAVFGDAAAVKYTPLSAKERFTALQSSEIDVLSRNTTWTMTRDTSLGLNFAGVNYYDGQGFMVRESLGITSALELDGASVCTNTGTTTELNVTDYFRAHNMQLELVQFEKSDEVVQAYDSGRCDVYTTDASGLYAQRLKLTNPAEHVVLPEIISKEPLGPVVRQGDDQWFNIVKWSLFAMLNAEELGVTSANVDEMKNSDNPEIRRLLGMEGAFGEALGLSNDWAYNIVKQVGNYEQIFNNNVGPDTPLKISRGVNALWSNGGFQYAPPIR from the coding sequence ATGAAAAAAGTTCTGATTTCCGTACTTATGGGTTCTGCGATGGCTATCGGCGCGTCTGCCGCTAGTGCTGCAACCCTGGACGATGTAAAAGCCAAAGGCGCTGTACAGTGCGGTGTGAGCCAGGGTCTCCCAGGCTTCTCCAACCCGGATGATCAGGGCAACTGGACCGGTATCGACGTAGACGTCTGCCGCGCGGTTGCTGCTGCTGTATTCGGTGATGCAGCTGCTGTCAAATACACCCCGCTGTCTGCCAAGGAGCGCTTCACCGCTCTGCAGTCCAGCGAAATCGACGTTTTGTCCCGTAACACCACCTGGACCATGACCCGCGACACCTCTCTGGGGCTGAACTTTGCCGGCGTCAACTATTATGACGGGCAGGGCTTCATGGTTCGTGAATCTCTGGGCATCACTTCTGCTCTTGAGCTGGATGGCGCATCTGTCTGCACCAACACCGGCACCACCACAGAGCTGAACGTGACCGACTATTTCCGCGCTCACAACATGCAGCTCGAACTGGTTCAGTTCGAAAAGTCTGACGAAGTTGTTCAGGCCTACGACAGCGGCCGTTGCGACGTTTACACCACTGACGCTTCCGGCCTCTATGCCCAGCGTCTGAAACTCACCAACCCTGCTGAACATGTCGTTCTGCCGGAAATCATCTCCAAAGAACCTCTTGGCCCGGTTGTCCGTCAAGGCGATGACCAGTGGTTCAACATTGTGAAATGGTCTCTGTTCGCAATGCTCAACGCAGAAGAACTCGGCGTGACCTCTGCGAATGTTGATGAAATGAAAAATAGTGACAACCCTGAAATCCGCCGCCTGCTTGGTATGGAAGGCGCATTCGGTGAAGCACTCGGTCTCTCCAATGACTGGGCTTACAACATCGTGAAACAGGTTGGTAACTACGAACAGATCTTCAACAACAACGTTGGCCCGGATACCCCGCTGAAAATTTCTCGCGGCGTAAACGCTCTGTGGTCCAACGGTGGTTTCCAGTACGCACCACCTATCCGCTAA
- the metC gene encoding cystathionine beta-lyase — protein MANKENCTKNYQTDTRLVITGRHPEENDGFVNPPVIHASTVIFNSTEELYSGKAKYFYGRRGTPTTNALCEALTDLEGAKGTVLTPSGLAACSLALLSACKSGDHVLITDSAYEPTRHFADHVLIPMGVEVDYYDPLIGANIASLFKDNTSAVFTEAPGSQTFEMQDIPAIVAAAHQRDILVLLDNTWASPLYFDSMGHGVDMTIQAGTKYIVGHSDVMLGTISANERAWPRLEEVHGAMGYHVGPDDVYLALRGLRTMGVRLKQHQESALDVAKWLQSRPEVDRVLFPPLESDPGHAIWKRDFKGACGLFGVVLKDCSRKQALAFIDALELFGLGFSWGGFESLVTYVDPRGYRTATSWDEPGQLIRLHIGLEDAADLKADLEKGFAALKA, from the coding sequence ATGGCAAACAAAGAAAACTGCACAAAAAACTATCAGACTGATACCAGATTGGTCATCACTGGTCGGCATCCCGAAGAGAATGATGGTTTCGTCAATCCACCCGTGATTCATGCCTCAACCGTGATATTCAACTCTACCGAAGAACTCTATTCTGGGAAGGCTAAGTATTTCTACGGGCGCAGAGGCACCCCGACGACCAACGCATTATGCGAGGCGCTGACGGATCTGGAGGGTGCCAAGGGCACTGTTCTGACCCCTTCAGGGCTTGCCGCCTGCTCGTTGGCTCTGCTGTCTGCCTGCAAGAGCGGAGATCATGTTCTGATTACCGATAGCGCCTATGAGCCGACGCGTCATTTCGCCGATCATGTGCTCATCCCGATGGGGGTTGAGGTGGACTATTATGATCCCTTGATTGGCGCGAATATCGCGTCGCTGTTCAAGGACAATACCAGCGCCGTCTTCACCGAGGCTCCGGGGTCGCAGACTTTCGAGATGCAGGATATTCCGGCCATCGTCGCCGCAGCGCATCAGCGTGATATTCTGGTGTTGCTGGATAACACATGGGCCTCACCGCTCTATTTCGACAGCATGGGGCATGGGGTCGACATGACCATTCAGGCTGGCACCAAATATATCGTCGGTCACTCCGATGTCATGCTGGGCACCATTTCGGCCAACGAAAGAGCCTGGCCGCGGCTTGAGGAAGTGCATGGTGCCATGGGCTATCATGTGGGGCCGGACGATGTCTATCTTGCCCTGCGCGGCTTGCGAACCATGGGCGTGCGGCTCAAGCAGCATCAGGAAAGCGCACTGGATGTGGCCAAATGGTTGCAGAGCCGCCCCGAGGTTGATCGGGTGCTGTTTCCTCCGCTTGAGAGCGATCCGGGGCATGCAATCTGGAAAAGAGATTTCAAGGGAGCCTGCGGCTTGTTTGGCGTGGTTTTGAAAGACTGCAGCCGCAAGCAGGCGCTGGCCTTCATTGATGCGTTGGAACTGTTCGGCCTTGGCTTTAGCTGGGGTGGGTTTGAAAGTCTTGTGACCTATGTCGATCCACGCGGATATCGCACGGCGACCTCATGGGATGAGCCGGGCCAGTTGATCCGACTGCATATCGGGCTGGAAGATGCTGCCGATCTGAAGGCAGATCTGGAAAAGGGTTTTGCGGCCCTGAAAGCCTGA
- a CDS encoding tripartite tricarboxylate transporter TctB family protein, whose translation MSTVSERKSDMWIGSGLLIFCAISAWLTLDIKSGMGNSVAGPSMVPWIMIGGTALLSLLLIFRAKAISNGKEAQTISMPDAQTLLIMLSFALLLVAYAIAFYPIGYIPATLVTFFVGLWLLGERRWPVFALFPVIMTLAVYYGFTELLSVWLPTAFFS comes from the coding sequence ATGTCGACAGTATCAGAACGTAAAAGCGACATGTGGATTGGCAGTGGCTTGCTGATCTTCTGCGCCATTTCAGCATGGCTTACGCTGGACATCAAAAGCGGAATGGGCAATTCGGTTGCCGGCCCATCCATGGTCCCATGGATCATGATAGGGGGCACCGCACTGTTATCTCTTCTTTTGATTTTTCGTGCCAAAGCCATCAGCAATGGCAAAGAAGCCCAAACCATTTCCATGCCCGACGCGCAAACTTTGCTCATCATGCTCTCTTTTGCGCTGCTTCTGGTCGCCTACGCCATTGCGTTCTATCCAATAGGCTACATACCAGCCACGCTCGTGACCTTTTTCGTTGGTCTCTGGTTGCTGGGAGAAAGGCGCTGGCCCGTCTTTGCCCTGTTCCCGGTGATCATGACACTCGCCGTCTATTATGGCTTCACAGAACTTCTGTCGGTCTGGCTGCCAACCGCTTTCTTCAGTTAG
- a CDS encoding amino acid ABC transporter permease codes for MAAKPKQTAGQGSAKGSIFNDPKVRGMIYQILLVAGLVYFFWSIVQNASHNLEKQNIASGFGFIENTAGFLPNQTLIDLSATSTYGQALLAGLLNTLLVAVIGIILATIVGFVMGVARLSNNWVVSKLATMYIEIVRNIPLLLQLFFWYFAVLRNLPNPKQSGSLFDIFFLNNRGLFMPRPIFEEGSSLIFTALFIAIIAAIGISIWAKKRQMATGQRFPSFWAGLGLIILLPVLAYFISGMPISYEYAELKGFNYKGGMKVIPEFVGLTLALTIYTGAFIAEIVRAGILAVNHGQTEAAHALGLRNGPTLRLVIIPQAMRVIIPPLTSQYLNLTKNSSLAVAIAYPDIVSVGGTVLNQTGQAIEVIAIWMIVYLSISLLTSILMNWYNRSIALVER; via the coding sequence ATGGCTGCTAAACCTAAACAGACCGCCGGGCAGGGCTCTGCCAAGGGATCCATATTCAATGATCCCAAGGTACGGGGCATGATCTATCAGATCCTTCTGGTTGCCGGGCTTGTCTATTTTTTCTGGAGCATCGTTCAGAACGCTTCACATAACCTGGAAAAGCAAAATATTGCTTCTGGTTTCGGATTCATTGAAAATACGGCTGGTTTTCTTCCAAACCAGACCCTCATCGACCTGTCTGCCACCTCGACCTATGGTCAGGCGCTTCTGGCAGGCCTGTTGAACACGCTGCTCGTCGCCGTTATCGGCATCATTCTGGCGACGATTGTAGGCTTCGTCATGGGCGTTGCACGACTCTCAAACAACTGGGTCGTATCCAAACTGGCAACAATGTATATCGAGATCGTGCGCAACATTCCCTTGTTGCTGCAATTGTTCTTCTGGTATTTTGCTGTGTTGCGCAACTTGCCCAACCCGAAGCAATCAGGCTCTCTGTTTGACATCTTCTTCCTGAACAATCGCGGTCTCTTTATGCCAAGACCCATTTTCGAAGAAGGGTCTTCCCTGATTTTCACCGCTCTTTTCATCGCGATCATCGCGGCCATTGGCATCAGCATCTGGGCCAAGAAACGGCAGATGGCAACGGGACAGCGCTTTCCTTCCTTCTGGGCCGGACTGGGCCTCATCATTCTTCTGCCGGTCCTTGCCTATTTCATTTCCGGCATGCCGATCAGCTATGAATATGCTGAATTGAAGGGCTTCAACTATAAAGGCGGAATGAAGGTTATTCCCGAATTTGTCGGCCTCACCCTTGCACTGACCATCTATACCGGCGCCTTCATCGCCGAGATCGTGCGTGCGGGTATCCTCGCCGTCAATCACGGCCAGACTGAAGCCGCCCACGCTCTTGGGCTGCGCAATGGTCCGACCCTGCGTCTGGTCATCATCCCGCAAGCCATGCGGGTGATCATTCCGCCGCTGACCAGCCAGTATCTGAACCTGACGAAAAACTCCTCTCTGGCTGTGGCCATCGCCTATCCGGACATTGTCTCGGTCGGCGGCACAGTGCTGAACCAGACGGGGCAGGCTATCGAAGTGATTGCGATCTGGATGATTGTCTATCTCAGTATCTCGCTGCTCACCTCGATCCTCATGAACTGGTATAACCGGTCCATCGCGCTGGTTGAGAGATAG
- a CDS encoding iron-containing alcohol dehydrogenase, whose protein sequence is MLTLTSPLEMQFPSVIRFGEGTIGTLADWIAQKGYKAPFVVADAVNVARMELLGLKNATCFGDVVPEPDIPNLNKAVEAATGCDVVIGFGGGSAMDLAKLVAVLVWQDCEFKDISGPGRALGRKVGLVQIPTTAGTGSEVGTRALVTNPESNSKVATESVHMLADLAIIDPAMTMTVPAMVTAATGVDAMAHCVEAFTSKRSHPIIDNYALQGIELVGKYLKRAVDDGSDKEARTGLALAAFYGGVCLGPVNTTSGHAISYPLGTRYKLAHGIANALIFPHTLAANAPAAPEKTAQICAALGFSGVTTPEVLAGAKAFCESLGLDMRLRAYGVPEADLASMAAEAHDIRRLLDWNPVDLSVADIESMYRQAY, encoded by the coding sequence ATGCTCACTCTTACTAGTCCACTCGAAATGCAGTTCCCGTCTGTCATAAGGTTTGGTGAAGGGACTATAGGTACCCTGGCAGACTGGATTGCACAGAAGGGATACAAGGCTCCTTTCGTTGTTGCCGATGCTGTCAATGTCGCCCGCATGGAGCTGCTCGGGCTGAAGAATGCCACATGTTTCGGCGATGTCGTGCCTGAGCCGGATATTCCCAATCTCAACAAGGCAGTAGAAGCTGCGACCGGATGCGATGTGGTCATCGGTTTTGGGGGCGGTTCGGCGATGGATCTGGCCAAGCTGGTTGCCGTTCTTGTTTGGCAGGATTGCGAATTCAAGGATATCTCGGGACCGGGGCGTGCCTTGGGGCGCAAGGTTGGTCTTGTCCAGATTCCGACCACAGCAGGCACAGGATCAGAGGTTGGTACCAGAGCGCTGGTTACAAATCCGGAAAGCAACAGCAAGGTGGCCACGGAAAGCGTCCATATGCTGGCCGATCTGGCGATCATCGATCCGGCCATGACCATGACTGTCCCTGCAATGGTGACGGCTGCAACGGGCGTTGACGCCATGGCCCATTGTGTTGAGGCCTTTACGTCGAAACGCTCTCATCCGATCATTGACAATTATGCGCTGCAAGGCATTGAACTCGTTGGTAAATATCTCAAGCGCGCAGTTGATGACGGCTCGGACAAGGAAGCGCGCACAGGCCTTGCGCTGGCTGCTTTCTATGGCGGGGTCTGCCTTGGGCCGGTCAATACCACCTCGGGTCATGCCATCTCCTACCCACTTGGCACGCGCTATAAATTGGCCCATGGCATTGCCAACGCGCTGATTTTCCCTCACACGCTGGCCGCCAATGCTCCTGCTGCACCAGAAAAAACCGCGCAGATCTGCGCCGCTCTGGGTTTTTCCGGCGTGACCACACCAGAGGTTCTGGCTGGCGCGAAGGCCTTTTGTGAGTCGCTCGGGCTTGACATGAGGCTGCGTGCCTATGGTGTGCCTGAAGCTGATCTTGCTTCCATGGCTGCCGAAGCGCACGACATTCGCCGTCTGCTCGACTGGAACCCTGTTGACCTGTCTGTTGCAGATATCGAATCAATGTATCGACAAGCATACTGA
- a CDS encoding amino acid ABC transporter ATP-binding protein: MSDNAVETSPAEVKKMHISETDVAIEIDGMNKWYGDFHVLRDINLKVMRGERIVIAGPSGSGKSTMIRCINRLEEHQEGKIVVDGIELTNDLKKIDEIRREVGMVFQHFNLFPHLTIMENLTLAPIWVRNMPKKEAEEIAMHYLERVKIPEQALKYPGQLSGGQQQRVAIARSLCMNPRIMLFDEPTSALDPEMIKEVLDVMVSLAEEGMTMLCVTHEMGFARQVANRVIFMDAGQIVEQNEPEEFFTNPQHERTKLFLSQILH; the protein is encoded by the coding sequence ATGAGTGACAACGCAGTGGAAACTTCTCCGGCCGAAGTCAAGAAAATGCATATCTCCGAGACCGACGTCGCCATCGAAATCGACGGCATGAACAAATGGTACGGCGACTTCCATGTACTCAGAGACATCAACCTGAAAGTCATGCGCGGCGAACGCATCGTTATCGCGGGGCCTTCCGGTTCGGGCAAATCCACCATGATTCGCTGTATCAACCGTCTGGAAGAACATCAGGAAGGCAAGATCGTTGTCGATGGCATCGAGCTGACCAATGACCTGAAAAAGATTGACGAAATCCGCCGCGAAGTTGGCATGGTATTTCAGCATTTCAATCTTTTCCCGCATCTGACGATCATGGAAAATCTGACGCTCGCACCGATCTGGGTTCGTAACATGCCCAAAAAAGAAGCCGAAGAGATCGCCATGCATTATCTGGAAAGGGTCAAGATTCCGGAGCAGGCGCTCAAATATCCCGGCCAGCTTTCCGGTGGTCAGCAGCAGCGCGTGGCAATCGCCCGCTCACTCTGCATGAATCCGCGCATCATGCTGTTCGATGAGCCGACATCGGCTCTCGACCCGGAAATGATCAAGGAAGTGCTCGATGTGATGGTATCCCTTGCTGAAGAGGGCATGACCATGCTTTGCGTGACCCACGAAATGGGCTTTGCCCGTCAGGTCGCAAACCGCGTGATCTTCATGGATGCCGGGCAGATCGTGGAACAGAATGAGCCTGAGGAATTCTTCACCAATCCTCAGCATGAACGCACAAAGCTGTTCCTCAGCCAGATCCTGCACTAG
- a CDS encoding lipid-A-disaccharide synthase N-terminal domain-containing protein — protein sequence MHSSLWNDIQAWLNTVFVEQWDFWLVLGFVAQAMFTMRFVVQWIASERAGKSIMPVAFWFFSIGGGALLFIYALKRADPVFIVGQGAGLLIYLRNVWLIFKEHKAKKLMENTPIE from the coding sequence ATGCACTCATCTCTCTGGAATGACATTCAAGCCTGGCTCAATACCGTGTTCGTGGAACAATGGGACTTCTGGCTCGTTCTGGGCTTCGTCGCTCAGGCCATGTTCACCATGCGCTTTGTCGTGCAATGGATCGCCAGCGAACGGGCAGGCAAATCCATCATGCCGGTGGCATTCTGGTTCTTTTCCATAGGCGGCGGCGCCTTGCTGTTCATTTATGCCCTGAAGCGCGCCGATCCGGTATTCATCGTCGGGCAGGGGGCTGGTCTGTTGATCTATCTGCGCAATGTCTGGCTGATTTTCAAGGAGCACAAAGCCAAAAAGCTCATGGAAAACACGCCCATCGAATAG